In one Natronosalvus amylolyticus genomic region, the following are encoded:
- a CDS encoding ferritin-like domain-containing protein, producing MSLGQRVSSDHQLARLLQIGIVLEEVVESRAAHHIESLPEAERQQVDAEVRALLEEATTESAEHRERLEALVDELEAETVSYEEINALVDARYGPPEDTDGVLYDQLCNEETAYKFYDDLIAAIEASETNFSIDRERVLETLYEIREEEKEGVEDVTKIMERRA from the coding sequence ATGAGTCTGGGACAGCGGGTCTCGAGCGATCACCAACTCGCGCGATTGCTGCAGATCGGAATCGTGCTGGAGGAGGTCGTCGAGTCACGTGCCGCCCACCACATCGAATCGCTTCCGGAGGCGGAACGACAACAGGTCGACGCCGAAGTTCGTGCCCTTCTCGAGGAAGCGACTACCGAATCGGCTGAGCACCGCGAGCGACTCGAGGCGCTTGTCGACGAACTCGAGGCAGAGACGGTCTCCTACGAGGAGATCAACGCACTGGTCGACGCCCGATACGGCCCGCCCGAAGACACCGACGGCGTCCTCTACGACCAACTCTGTAACGAAGAGACAGCCTACAAGTTTTACGACGACCTGATCGCTGCCATCGAGGCCTCAGAGACCAATTTCAGCATCGACCGCGAACGCGTTCTCGAGACGCTGTATGAGATACGCGAAGAGGAAAAAGAGGGTGTCGAAGACGTCACGAAAATCATGGAGCGTCGAGCATGA
- the trpB gene encoding tryptophan synthase subunit beta: MTPTDTDTRSTERNRDERTAEDGNFGRFGGQYVPEALMPALEELEDAYRRYVLENEDGFMDDFRRRLRDFGGRPTPLQRADRLSERYDREIYLKREDLVHGGAHKLNNALGQVLLAKYMGKERIIAETGAGQHGTATAMAAAHLDMPCEIYMGRTDVNRQRPNVFRMRINGAEVNPVDAGRGTLKEAISETMRDWSQTVEHTHYVIGSVVGPHPFPAMVRDFQAVISEEAREQVLERTGGLPDSVVACAGGGSNTMGAFTEFVSDESVSLVAVEAGGSSLEVDEAAGVAPNSATLSTGEEGVLHGARTTLLQDSHGQIMESHSVSAGLDYAGVGPELAHLVDIGRVTPVNVDDRVALEAFHRLSTEEGIIPALETAHAFAYLHEVASGEANHDGGTNEADAEDQLGETVIVNVSGRGDKDLETVIEQTAEMGLEAAPDMSVFDGGLR, translated from the coding sequence ATGACACCGACAGACACCGACACGCGATCGACGGAGCGAAACCGAGACGAACGGACGGCCGAAGACGGGAACTTCGGTCGCTTCGGCGGCCAGTACGTCCCCGAAGCGCTGATGCCCGCCCTCGAGGAACTCGAGGACGCCTACCGGCGATACGTCCTCGAGAACGAGGACGGATTTATGGACGACTTTCGTCGCCGGTTGCGAGATTTCGGGGGCAGACCGACGCCCTTGCAGCGGGCCGACCGACTCAGCGAGCGCTACGACCGTGAGATTTACCTCAAGCGCGAGGACCTGGTCCACGGTGGTGCGCACAAACTCAACAACGCACTGGGACAGGTGTTGCTCGCGAAGTACATGGGTAAAGAGCGCATCATCGCCGAAACCGGTGCGGGCCAGCACGGGACGGCGACGGCGATGGCCGCAGCCCACCTCGACATGCCCTGTGAGATTTACATGGGCCGAACGGACGTCAACCGCCAGCGGCCCAACGTGTTCCGCATGCGGATCAACGGAGCCGAGGTGAACCCTGTCGACGCCGGCCGTGGAACCCTCAAAGAAGCCATCTCCGAGACGATGCGAGACTGGTCCCAGACCGTCGAGCACACCCACTACGTGATCGGGTCCGTCGTCGGTCCGCACCCGTTCCCGGCGATGGTCCGAGACTTCCAGGCCGTCATCTCCGAAGAAGCGCGCGAACAGGTCCTCGAGCGAACCGGGGGCCTGCCCGACTCGGTCGTCGCGTGTGCGGGCGGTGGTTCGAACACCATGGGCGCGTTCACCGAGTTCGTCTCCGACGAGTCGGTTTCGCTCGTCGCGGTCGAAGCCGGGGGCTCCTCGCTCGAGGTCGACGAAGCGGCCGGCGTCGCACCGAACTCCGCCACGCTGTCGACGGGCGAGGAAGGCGTCCTTCACGGCGCACGAACGACGCTCTTGCAGGATTCCCACGGACAGATCATGGAATCACACAGCGTCTCGGCCGGACTGGATTACGCGGGGGTCGGCCCCGAACTTGCACACCTCGTCGACATCGGCCGGGTTACTCCCGTGAACGTCGACGACCGTGTCGCCCTCGAGGCGTTCCACCGACTCTCGACGGAGGAGGGTATTATTCCAGCGCTCGAGACGGCCCACGCGTTCGCGTATCTTCACGAGGTCGCGTCAGGCGAGGCGAACCACGATGGCGGGACGAACGAGGCGGACGCCGAGGATCAACTCGGGGAGACTGTCATCGTCAACGTCTCCGGACGCGGCGACAAGGACCTCGAGACGGTTATCGAACAGACTGCGGAGATGGGACTCGAAGCCGCACCCGACATGTCCGTGTTCGATGGGGGGCTTCGATGA
- the aroC gene encoding chorismate synthase codes for MNGNRFGRLFQVTTYGESHGEAMGCTISGCPAGLELTEDDIQEDLDRRKPGQSMITTSRGEPDAVSIKSGIQDGYTTGTPIGLVIENKDARSGKYEPFITAPRPSHGDFTYSAKFGTRNWGGGGRSSARETVNWVAAGAVAKKLLAREGIELKAHVNQIDDIEAPEVSFEDLLEHSEENDVRCAHPGTAERMQARIEEYQEEGDSIGGSIYFEVRGVPVGLGAPRFDSLSARLGQAMMAIPATTAFEFGLGREARAYSGKERNDDWEFDDDGTPTPVENDHGGIQGGISSGEPIYGEVTLHAPTSIPKAQQTVDWETGDVVDDAQVIGRHDPVLPPRGVPVVESMLALTLVDFMLLSGRLNPDRVDGQPGKYDTDYHPSNPRNE; via the coding sequence ATGAACGGCAACCGCTTCGGTCGTCTCTTTCAGGTGACCACGTACGGTGAGAGCCACGGGGAGGCGATGGGCTGTACCATTTCCGGCTGTCCCGCCGGCCTCGAGCTCACAGAAGACGATATTCAGGAGGACCTCGACCGACGAAAACCGGGCCAGTCGATGATTACGACCAGCCGTGGCGAACCCGACGCCGTCTCGATCAAATCCGGAATTCAAGACGGGTACACGACCGGGACCCCCATCGGCCTCGTCATCGAGAACAAGGACGCTCGCTCGGGCAAGTACGAGCCGTTCATCACGGCACCGCGTCCCTCCCACGGCGATTTCACGTACTCGGCGAAGTTCGGGACGCGAAACTGGGGCGGTGGCGGCCGCTCGTCGGCTCGAGAGACCGTCAACTGGGTCGCAGCCGGCGCAGTCGCGAAAAAATTGCTCGCGCGTGAAGGTATCGAACTCAAGGCCCACGTCAACCAGATCGACGACATCGAAGCCCCCGAAGTGAGCTTCGAGGATCTACTCGAGCACAGCGAGGAAAACGACGTGCGCTGTGCCCATCCCGGAACGGCCGAGCGGATGCAAGCGCGAATCGAGGAATACCAGGAGGAAGGAGACTCTATCGGCGGCAGCATCTACTTCGAGGTACGTGGCGTCCCGGTTGGCCTGGGCGCGCCTCGATTCGATTCGCTGTCAGCCCGACTGGGCCAGGCCATGATGGCCATCCCGGCAACCACGGCGTTCGAGTTTGGCCTCGGTCGCGAGGCCCGCGCGTACTCCGGCAAGGAGCGAAACGACGACTGGGAATTCGATGACGATGGCACGCCGACGCCAGTCGAGAACGACCACGGCGGTATCCAAGGCGGCATCTCGAGCGGCGAACCCATCTACGGCGAAGTCACGCTCCACGCCCCCACGTCGATTCCGAAAGCACAGCAGACCGTCGACTGGGAAACCGGAGACGTCGTCGACGACGCACAGGTTATCGGTCGACACGACCCCGTTTTGCCACCGCGTGGGGTGCCCGTCGTCGAGTCGATGCTCGCGCTGACGCTCGTCGACTTCATGCTGCTGTCCGGTCGCCTCAACCCCGACCGCGTGGACGGACAACCTGGAAAATACGATACCGACTATCACCCGAGCAATCCGCGTAACGAGTAG
- the trpC gene encoding indole-3-glycerol phosphate synthase, producing METADEVAPAVRSILEAAENREGGTDGPISVSPRSFSAALEDAENAGRVPMIAEVKPTSPTSDGHREDDPVALASAMVAGGAAAISVLTEPTHFGGSPEALSRVREAVDVPVLRKDFIVRESQLDVVEADLILLIVRFVDDLEGLLAAARDRGFQVLVEVHDRAELETALEAGASIVGVNNRDLAKLVVDLETFEGVAPHVPDDVTLIAESGISTPDDVRRMRAAGADALLVGSAIMDHSGETDGDVSENTRRLTTTEERT from the coding sequence ATGGAAACTGCTGACGAGGTTGCGCCGGCCGTTCGGTCGATCCTCGAGGCGGCCGAGAACCGCGAAGGTGGTACGGACGGCCCGATTTCCGTCTCTCCGCGATCGTTTTCGGCGGCGCTCGAGGACGCCGAGAACGCTGGCCGCGTGCCGATGATCGCCGAGGTCAAGCCGACGAGTCCGACGAGTGACGGGCATCGCGAGGATGACCCTGTAGCGCTGGCCAGCGCGATGGTCGCCGGTGGCGCAGCGGCGATTTCCGTGCTCACCGAGCCGACGCACTTCGGCGGCTCGCCCGAGGCGCTTTCACGGGTTCGAGAGGCGGTGGACGTCCCGGTACTGCGCAAGGATTTCATCGTCCGAGAATCCCAACTCGACGTCGTCGAAGCCGACCTGATTTTGCTGATCGTCCGGTTCGTCGACGACCTCGAGGGTCTGCTCGCGGCCGCTCGCGACCGGGGCTTTCAGGTACTGGTCGAGGTCCACGACCGGGCCGAACTCGAGACGGCGCTCGAGGCCGGCGCATCGATCGTCGGCGTGAACAATCGCGACCTGGCGAAACTCGTGGTCGACCTCGAAACCTTCGAGGGGGTCGCGCCCCACGTTCCGGACGACGTGACCCTGATCGCCGAAAGCGGGATTTCGACGCCTGACGACGTTCGGCGGATGCGAGCGGCCGGCGCTGACGCCTTGCTCGTTGGAAGCGCTATCATGGATCACTCAGGCGAGACCGATGGCGACGTCAGCGAGAACACGCGACGACTGACGACTACGGAGGAACGGACATGA
- a CDS encoding CBS domain-containing protein, producing the protein MSSSNRVTVEDVMSTPLETISKDATVMEAAQRMREKDINALVVLTTPRAIISSTDVLDAVADGRDITSLSVTDVMTEDVETATPDLYMEEVAAMMTTYGIKHLPVVDGDYVGMISSTDVTAHLS; encoded by the coding sequence ATGAGTTCTAGCAATAGAGTCACCGTCGAAGACGTGATGTCCACGCCACTCGAGACGATTTCGAAAGACGCGACAGTGATGGAGGCCGCCCAGCGGATGCGCGAGAAGGATATCAATGCGCTGGTCGTACTAACCACCCCGAGAGCGATCATCAGCAGTACGGACGTGCTCGATGCCGTCGCTGACGGGCGTGATATTACCTCGTTGTCGGTGACAGACGTGATGACCGAAGACGTCGAAACGGCTACGCCGGATCTCTATATGGAGGAAGTCGCGGCGATGATGACGACGTACGGAATCAAACACCTGCCGGTGGTCGACGGCGACTACGTCGGCATGATTTCGTCGACGGACGTCACCGCGCACCTCTCTTGA
- a CDS encoding 2-oxoacid:acceptor oxidoreductase subunit alpha, whose amino-acid sequence MSDHELIWRIAGGSGDGIDSTSQNFAKALMRSGLDVFTHRHYPSRIRGGHTYVEIRAAGHDVQSRGDGYNFLLSLGDSFARNPQEEAYYGNEEIKPLAENLDDLREGGIIVYDSGLVSEEDVEELNLEERAEENDWHVFPIDLRSLAKEHGREVMRNTAGVGVTAALLEMDLEHIEDLMEDAMPEKILEPNLTILHDAYEMVQEDYEFEHDLRIPEGEHHEEQALLSGSNAIAYGSIDAGCRFIAGYPMTPWTDVFTIMSQHLPDMGGISEQVEDEIAAAALAVGASHAGVKAMSGSSGGGFALMSEPLGLAEMTETPIVLLESMRAGPSTGMPTKPEQGDLEFTLYTSQGDSARVVFAPGTIAEAYEQTRLAFHIAYEYQIPTIIIYDQKLSGENTNVPVSFFDRDPEPSLGSVATEDEIAEMPHDTSGKFHRFQHDVDDGVSPRSLPGQKGGRYLATGNEHTPEGHISEDADNRVAQMDRRMAKLEAIREELETEHESNQTYFGDETADFGIITWGSSQGAVEEAVARLNDQGHAVKAVGVSDMMPFPENEITEFIESVDQAMVVEMNATAQFRGLIQKELGRYGDKLTSLLKYNGNPFEPAEIVEGYEVNVDGGDAEPSAQVRIEPAAGD is encoded by the coding sequence ATGAGCGATCATGAACTTATCTGGCGAATCGCAGGCGGTTCCGGAGACGGGATCGACTCGACGAGTCAGAACTTCGCGAAGGCCCTTATGCGATCGGGGCTCGACGTGTTCACCCACCGACATTATCCGTCACGTATCCGCGGTGGCCACACATACGTCGAGATTCGAGCCGCAGGGCACGATGTACAGTCTCGAGGGGATGGCTATAACTTCCTGCTTTCACTGGGGGACTCGTTCGCCCGGAACCCACAGGAAGAAGCCTACTACGGCAACGAAGAGATCAAACCTCTCGCAGAAAACTTAGACGACCTCCGCGAAGGCGGAATCATCGTCTACGACTCCGGACTCGTCTCCGAAGAGGACGTCGAGGAACTGAACCTCGAGGAACGTGCCGAAGAAAACGACTGGCACGTCTTCCCCATCGACCTGCGCTCACTGGCCAAAGAGCACGGTCGTGAGGTCATGCGCAACACCGCCGGGGTTGGCGTCACCGCCGCACTGCTCGAGATGGACCTCGAGCACATCGAGGACCTGATGGAAGACGCAATGCCCGAGAAGATCCTTGAGCCAAACCTGACCATCCTGCACGACGCCTACGAGATGGTCCAGGAGGATTACGAGTTCGAACACGACCTGCGCATTCCGGAAGGCGAACACCACGAAGAGCAGGCGCTGCTCTCGGGGTCGAACGCCATCGCCTACGGCTCCATCGACGCCGGCTGTCGGTTCATCGCCGGCTACCCGATGACGCCGTGGACCGACGTGTTCACTATCATGTCCCAGCACCTGCCCGACATGGGCGGGATTTCCGAGCAGGTCGAAGACGAAATCGCGGCTGCCGCACTCGCCGTCGGGGCGAGCCACGCCGGTGTGAAAGCAATGTCCGGATCCTCCGGCGGTGGCTTCGCACTGATGAGCGAGCCGCTCGGTCTCGCCGAAATGACCGAGACGCCAATCGTCCTCCTCGAGTCGATGCGCGCCGGTCCGTCCACGGGGATGCCGACCAAACCCGAACAGGGCGACCTCGAGTTCACCCTCTACACGAGTCAGGGTGACTCCGCACGCGTCGTCTTCGCACCGGGGACGATCGCCGAAGCCTACGAGCAGACGCGACTGGCGTTCCACATCGCCTACGAGTACCAGATCCCGACGATCATCATCTACGACCAGAAGCTCAGTGGCGAGAACACGAACGTTCCCGTTAGCTTCTTCGACCGCGACCCCGAGCCGTCTCTCGGTTCGGTTGCTACCGAAGACGAGATCGCCGAGATGCCCCACGACACTTCCGGGAAGTTCCACCGCTTCCAGCACGACGTCGACGACGGCGTCAGTCCACGCTCCCTGCCCGGTCAGAAGGGCGGGCGCTACCTGGCGACCGGCAACGAGCACACGCCAGAAGGTCACATCTCCGAAGACGCGGACAACCGCGTCGCCCAGATGGACCGCCGAATGGCGAAACTCGAGGCCATCCGCGAGGAACTCGAGACCGAACACGAGTCCAACCAGACCTACTTCGGCGACGAGACGGCCGACTTCGGCATCATTACCTGGGGCTCCTCCCAGGGTGCCGTCGAGGAGGCCGTTGCTCGTCTGAACGACCAGGGTCACGCCGTCAAGGCCGTCGGGGTGTCTGACATGATGCCGTTCCCCGAGAACGAGATCACCGAGTTCATCGAGAGCGTCGACCAGGCGATGGTCGTCGAAATGAACGCCACGGCACAGTTCCGCGGCCTCATCCAGAAAGAACTCGGCCGCTACGGCGACAAACTGACCAGCCTGCTCAAGTACAACGGTAATCCGTTCGAACCCGCCGAGATCGTCGAGGGCTACGAGGTCAACGTCGACGGCGGGGACGCGGAGCCGAGCGCACAGGTTCGCATCGAACCAGCCGCAGGTGACTAG
- a CDS encoding 2-amino-3,7-dideoxy-D-threo-hept-6-ulosonate synthase: protein MTSPGLDTRLDRIGTDGRYVIVPMDHGITLGAVTGLKDIESTIDAVTRGGADAVLTQKGIAPRVHQNKNGAGYIVHVNASTVIGPDANDKRMTATVEEAIRAGADAVSLHINVGSKYEPKQLEDLSQLTADAGRFGIPVLAMAYARGPEVEGDDPEALGHAVRLAEEVGADIVKTGYSGDADSFEHVTESTRLPVVIAGGSRGTDRETLEMVRGAMDGGGAGVSMGRSIFQHEEPEAIARAVAGVVHEDLSADEALEVSGLALEI from the coding sequence ATGACTTCACCTGGACTCGACACACGACTCGACCGAATCGGGACAGACGGACGGTACGTCATCGTTCCGATGGACCACGGCATTACACTCGGGGCCGTCACCGGCCTCAAAGACATCGAATCGACCATCGACGCTGTCACTCGCGGCGGCGCGGACGCCGTCCTGACCCAGAAAGGAATCGCCCCTCGCGTCCATCAGAACAAGAACGGGGCTGGGTACATCGTTCACGTTAACGCCTCGACCGTCATCGGTCCCGATGCCAACGACAAGCGCATGACTGCCACCGTGGAAGAAGCCATCCGTGCCGGAGCGGACGCCGTCTCTTTGCACATCAATGTCGGCTCGAAGTACGAACCCAAACAACTCGAGGACCTTTCACAGCTTACCGCCGATGCCGGTCGGTTTGGCATTCCCGTCCTCGCGATGGCCTATGCTCGCGGCCCTGAGGTCGAAGGCGACGACCCCGAAGCCCTCGGACACGCCGTCCGCCTCGCCGAAGAAGTCGGCGCTGACATCGTTAAAACCGGCTACAGCGGCGATGCCGACAGCTTCGAACACGTCACCGAATCGACTCGCCTGCCGGTCGTCATCGCGGGCGGTTCCCGTGGAACGGACCGAGAAACGCTCGAGATGGTCCGCGGCGCGATGGACGGCGGCGGCGCTGGCGTTTCGATGGGTCGGTCGATCTTCCAGCACGAAGAGCCAGAAGCTATCGCCCGCGCCGTCGCTGGCGTCGTCCACGAGGATCTGTCGGCGGACGAGGCCCTCGAGGTCAGCGGCCTGGCCCTCGAAATCTGA
- a CDS encoding thiamine pyrophosphate-dependent enzyme, with protein sequence MSAFNAIGEDREIDRNEFTPGIEPQATWCPGCGDFGVLKALKQALPEVGLTPEEVLTVTGIGCSGKLNSYLDTYGFHTIHGRSLPVARAAKLANDGLEVIAAGGDGDGYGIGGNHFMHTARENHDMTYIVFNNEVFGLTKGQTSPTSPKGHTSKTTPHGNAKSPIRPLSLALTSGATYIARTAAVNPNQAKEIIKEAIEHDGFAHIDFLTQCPTWNKDARQYVPYVDVQESDDYDFDVTDRQEAQEMMFETENELYEGTVLTGRYFVDERPSYQDQKKELGEMPEEPLAERYFDDDAEWERSYDLLDRHK encoded by the coding sequence ATGAGTGCATTCAACGCAATCGGAGAAGACCGCGAGATCGACCGGAACGAGTTTACCCCTGGAATCGAGCCGCAGGCGACCTGGTGTCCAGGCTGTGGTGACTTCGGCGTCCTCAAGGCGCTGAAACAGGCACTTCCGGAAGTCGGTCTCACCCCCGAGGAAGTCCTGACCGTTACCGGTATCGGCTGCTCGGGTAAGCTGAACAGCTATCTCGACACCTACGGGTTCCACACGATCCACGGCCGCTCGCTGCCCGTCGCTCGAGCCGCGAAGCTCGCCAACGACGGCCTCGAGGTCATCGCCGCAGGCGGTGACGGTGACGGCTACGGCATCGGTGGCAACCACTTCATGCACACCGCTCGAGAGAACCACGACATGACCTACATCGTGTTCAACAACGAGGTCTTCGGCCTGACGAAAGGCCAGACCTCGCCGACGAGCCCGAAAGGTCACACCTCGAAGACGACGCCGCACGGTAACGCGAAGTCGCCGATCCGGCCACTCTCGCTGGCGCTGACCTCGGGGGCGACCTACATCGCCCGCACGGCGGCGGTCAACCCGAACCAGGCCAAAGAGATCATCAAAGAGGCCATCGAACACGACGGGTTCGCCCACATCGACTTCCTGACCCAGTGTCCGACCTGGAACAAGGACGCTCGACAGTATGTCCCGTACGTCGACGTGCAGGAATCCGACGATTACGATTTCGACGTCACGGACCGACAGGAAGCCCAGGAGATGATGTTCGAGACCGAAAACGAACTGTATGAGGGCACCGTCCTCACCGGCCGCTACTTCGTCGACGAGCGACCGTCCTACCAGGACCAGAAGAAAGAACTCGGTGAGATGCCCGAAGAGCCACTCGCCGAACGCTACTTCGACGACGACGCCGAGTGGGAGCGCAGCTACGACCTGCTCGACCGCCACAAATAA
- a CDS encoding DUF4399 domain-containing protein, whose protein sequence is MESKRYSRRWLLAATGSMSAVAIAGCADEGPGDDEVADDVDDDLDDDEMEDDTDDVDEDEMEDDTDDTDDTEDDDDEEYDIDDQPDDAAAMFVTPQDGDTVESPVQIEAEVEGVELVEVAEPAAGEAHLHVLVDRECFDDGEVAPGPSEEAEEDGIYHWGDGSSEGEIEMEPGERELCLQLADGAHRVFGETDEITITVEE, encoded by the coding sequence ATGGAATCCAAGCGATACAGTCGACGATGGTTGCTTGCGGCAACAGGGAGTATGAGTGCGGTTGCAATCGCAGGCTGTGCAGATGAAGGACCCGGCGATGACGAAGTAGCTGACGATGTCGACGACGATCTCGATGACGACGAGATGGAGGATGACACGGATGACGTCGACGAGGACGAGATGGAGGATGACACGGACGACACAGATGACACGGAAGACGATGACGACGAAGAATACGACATCGACGACCAACCCGATGATGCGGCCGCGATGTTCGTCACTCCACAGGACGGTGATACGGTCGAATCACCGGTCCAGATCGAAGCGGAAGTCGAGGGCGTCGAACTCGTCGAAGTGGCGGAACCGGCTGCCGGCGAGGCCCACCTGCACGTGCTCGTCGACCGCGAGTGTTTCGACGACGGCGAAGTCGCACCCGGCCCGAGTGAAGAAGCCGAGGAAGACGGCATCTACCACTGGGGCGATGGCAGTTCCGAAGGAGAGATCGAGATGGAGCCAGGCGAACGCGAACTGTGTCTCCAACTCGCTGACGGCGCACACCGAGTGTTCGGAGAAACTGACGAGATAACCATCACCGTCGAGGAATAG
- the aroA gene encoding 3-phosphoshikimate 1-carboxyvinyltransferase yields MHVTISPSRVSGTARAPPSKSYTHRAILASGYAETATVHDALWSADTRATARAVELFGGDVEQTAGSTLEVTGFDGVPAVPADVIDCDNSGTTMRLVTATAALADRTSVLTGDSSLRSRPQGPLLEAIAELGGEAFSTRGNGQAPLVVTGPITGERVSIPGDVSSQYISALLMAGAVTDDGLCIDLEAELKSAPYVDVTIEVLADFGVDARATDDGFVVDGGQSYAPESGTYHVPGDFSSISYLASLGALAGDESVTVRGAQPSAQGDTAILDILEAMGAAVDWDRSAGTVTVARGDLEGIEVSVEDTPDLLPTIAVLGAAAEGDTHITNAEHVRFKETDRVSAMAEELGKMGVKTTEERDSLTVHGSDSTLEGATVEGRGDHRIVMSLAVAALLADGSTTIHGAEHVDVSFPGFFDVLEGLGVALERNESEN; encoded by the coding sequence ATGCACGTAACCATCTCCCCGTCGCGCGTTTCGGGCACCGCTCGAGCGCCGCCCTCGAAAAGCTACACGCACCGGGCCATTCTCGCATCGGGGTATGCCGAGACGGCCACCGTCCACGATGCGCTCTGGTCGGCCGACACCCGCGCCACCGCACGCGCAGTAGAACTGTTCGGCGGCGATGTCGAACAGACCGCCGGAAGCACACTCGAGGTGACCGGCTTCGACGGTGTACCAGCAGTCCCGGCGGACGTTATCGACTGTGACAACAGCGGGACGACGATGCGGTTGGTGACCGCCACCGCGGCCCTCGCCGACAGGACGAGCGTCCTCACCGGCGATAGCTCGTTGCGCTCGCGACCGCAGGGACCGCTGCTCGAGGCCATTGCTGAACTCGGAGGCGAAGCGTTCAGCACTCGTGGGAACGGCCAGGCACCCCTCGTCGTCACGGGCCCAATCACCGGCGAGCGCGTCTCGATTCCAGGGGACGTCTCCTCCCAGTATATTTCGGCGCTGTTGATGGCGGGTGCGGTGACCGACGACGGGTTGTGTATCGACCTCGAGGCCGAACTCAAATCTGCACCGTACGTCGACGTCACCATCGAAGTGCTGGCGGATTTCGGCGTCGACGCTCGAGCGACAGACGACGGCTTCGTCGTCGACGGCGGCCAGTCGTACGCCCCCGAATCCGGCACCTACCACGTCCCCGGCGACTTCTCCTCGATCTCGTATCTGGCCTCCCTTGGTGCGCTTGCCGGCGACGAAAGCGTAACCGTTCGGGGTGCGCAGCCGAGTGCACAGGGTGACACCGCAATCCTCGACATTCTCGAGGCGATGGGCGCAGCCGTCGATTGGGACCGCTCGGCAGGTACAGTCACCGTCGCCCGGGGCGACCTCGAGGGCATCGAAGTATCCGTCGAGGACACTCCCGACCTGTTGCCAACGATTGCCGTGCTCGGTGCCGCCGCCGAGGGCGATACACACATTACGAACGCCGAACACGTCCGGTTCAAAGAAACCGACCGCGTGAGTGCGATGGCCGAAGAACTTGGCAAGATGGGCGTGAAGACGACGGAAGAACGCGACTCACTGACCGTCCACGGGAGCGATTCGACGCTCGAGGGCGCGACTGTCGAGGGCCGTGGTGATCACCGCATCGTCATGTCCCTGGCCGTGGCCGCGCTGCTCGCCGACGGTTCGACGACGATTCACGGAGCCGAACACGTCGACGTCTCGTTCCCCGGCTTTTTCGACGTGCTCGAGGGCCTGGGTGTTGCCCTCGAGCGGAACGAATCGGAAAACTAG
- the trpA gene encoding tryptophan synthase subunit alpha: protein MSDGIEAAFAEGPAFIPYLAAGDPNYEASLEYVEALDRGGADIIELGLPFSEPIAEGPTIQEAVIRALESGMTPERFFEFVEELDVDAPLVCMTYYNLIYQYGDSEGPRPFVERANEVGLEGFVVPDLPAEEADPLRDACDEFDLDLIFIVAPTTRGDRLERMLEHVSGYVYVQARLGTTGARDDVSDQTDTSLGRLADCDVPKAVGFGIKTGEHAERIVAAGADGIIVGSALVDIVAAGEENEEATADTAATLEAKARELKSGALAGSSETVPEPEQP, encoded by the coding sequence ATGAGCGACGGAATCGAGGCCGCGTTCGCCGAGGGACCGGCGTTCATCCCGTATCTCGCCGCGGGCGACCCGAACTACGAGGCCTCACTCGAGTACGTCGAGGCGCTCGACCGCGGCGGCGCGGATATTATCGAACTCGGCTTACCGTTCTCGGAACCTATCGCCGAGGGGCCGACGATTCAGGAGGCCGTTATCCGCGCCCTCGAGAGCGGCATGACGCCCGAACGCTTCTTCGAGTTCGTCGAAGAACTGGACGTCGACGCCCCCCTGGTCTGTATGACCTACTACAATCTCATCTATCAGTATGGGGATAGCGAGGGACCACGGCCGTTCGTCGAGCGAGCCAACGAAGTCGGTCTCGAGGGGTTCGTCGTTCCCGACTTACCCGCCGAAGAGGCCGACCCGCTTCGCGACGCCTGTGACGAGTTCGACCTCGACTTGATCTTCATCGTCGCGCCGACGACCCGGGGCGACCGCCTCGAGCGAATGCTCGAACACGTTTCGGGCTACGTCTACGTGCAGGCCCGACTCGGCACAACTGGCGCGCGAGACGACGTCTCCGACCAGACCGACACCAGCCTCGGGCGGCTGGCCGACTGTGACGTCCCCAAGGCCGTGGGCTTCGGCATCAAGACCGGCGAGCACGCCGAGCGCATCGTCGCTGCAGGGGCCGACGGGATCATCGTCGGCAGCGCGCTCGTCGACATCGTCGCCGCTGGCGAGGAAAACGAGGAGGCGACTGCCGACACGGCCGCCACACTCGAGGCGAAGGCACGCGAACTCAAATCGGGGGCGCTCGCGGGTTCGTCCGAAACTGTACCGGAACCAGAACAGCCATAA